AAATTCAAATTCCCCCATTTTTTCCCAAATCAAAAGTTCTCATTTTTGAGAATCCAATCCTGCCTATGAGTAGCAAAGAGATTCGAAAGATGTCTCTTGTAGACTGGGAAGAGCCATTTGTTTTGCCAAAAACCAGAGACCTTGCCATCCAGTTTTTAAAAGATAAACAAGGAGATGTTTTTTTATGAAACCATCTCCTTTCGCATCACTAGAAGAATGGACAGAGTTCCTCACAGAAGAAGTGCCCACTCATGTCACGGATACTCGTTTCCAACATATCCTGCGGGTCGCAAAGTATTCTGAATCATTAGCAAAAGTCCATAGTTATCCTTACCCGAAGAAAGCCTACCTTGCAGGACTATGCCATGACATCACCAAACAAAAAAAAATGGACATCCATTCCCAGTTATTTCGGGAATTTGTTTTGGATACGGATGGCCTTCCTCCGCAGGCCCTTCATGCTTTTTCGGCGCCTTTATGGCTAGAGAGAGAATACGGTTTTGTCGATTCTGAAATCGCAAAAGCCATCTCTTCTCATACCCTAGGAAATCCAGATCCCTCCCTTTTGGATAAAATTTTGTATGCCGCGGATTTTTTAGGTTCCGACTATGCTTTCAAACAACCGGACCTTACTTTCTGGATTCAGAAAACAGAGGAAAATCTAGACTACGGTGTTTTTATGAAAGCTTTCCAAACGATTTCCTTTCTTATGGAAAAAAAAGAAGTCATTCATCCTTATACAATACACATGTACAACCTATCTGCGGAAAATTTAAAAGGAAACCAAATCGATGTTACGTGAAGCGCCTAAAAAACAAACAATCCCTGCAAAAACTCTTTTGATCGCTGCAGGCACTTTCTTTTTGATTGCACTCCTTTTTTTAATCTTTCGCTCCAAAGCGGGGTTTTCTTTAGACCAAAAGTTTTCCCAAAGCAAACGATTGCCGATCCTTTTCTCCGTGTTAGGTGAAAAAGATGAATATTTATTTTCTCTTTATGCGGAATTTTACCCGAATGAAAAAAAGGCGGCGCTTTTTTTTGTAAATCCAAAAACCAGTTTTGATGATGGGGATAAATCTCTAAAAGAAAAAGGAAGTTCTGCACCGTCTTACGTAGAATCTGTTTTAGAAGATACTTTGGATTCTAATATCCCTTTTAAAATTGTTTGGACGAAAACTCAGTTTCAAAATTGGGTCAATTTACTTGGTGGACTCAATCTTTTTTTTGAACCAAAGTCTCTTCACATAACAAAAAACTACGCAAGGAACAAACAAACTTATATTTTGGATGGGGAAGATACTTTTGATTGGATGAGTTCTTTGTCAGATGAATCAATGATTTCCTATATCCGTAGGTTGGAGATCCAGGAAACGGTAATTCTAACTGTTCTTGAGGCAATTCACGAAAAAAAGGACTTACTCGGAAAACAGCGTGTTGCCTATCTCCACTCTCAAATGACAACCAACCTTTCCCTAAAAGAATGGGAGACACTTGTCGATTTTTTGAAAAAAGAAAAGATCCATTTTGGTGTTTCTGAAGTTCCAGGCGAACCAATGGGACGCCCCAAATTCAAAGATGAGGTTTTAAAAGCAAACGAAGAAACGGTCAAAGTTGCCTTTCATAAATTTGCCAGTGAACTTAGATCCCTTTCTTTTAGTGAAGGGGAACGAGCCCGGATTGAAGTATTGAATGGAACACCCAAAAATGGGCTTGCCAGATACGGGAAGGTGCTTCTGAATGATAAGGGTCTGAAAGTTCTCTCCGTTGACAATGCATGGGATTCTAGTTTTAAATCCAGTATCATCTTAAACCGCTCCGGAAACACACAGTACACGGATATTATCTCCGATACCTTCCAAGGACGAAGAGTTTACTTCGCTCTTAGGAAAGATCTGGGACTTGATGCCACCGTCATACTCGGGGAAGATTTTCAAAATTCCAAGGACTAAAATGCCGAACATCAGTGCAGAGACATTAGAACATCTCAAAAAAATCAAACAGACATTAATTGATAAAAAATGTGAAAATATCCAATTTTTGGATCTGAAAGATGTACATAGTTATCTTTCCTTATTTGTCCTCGCGACTGTGAAAACAGAAACACAAGGTCGCTCTTGTGCCAAAGACATTGATAAATACATGAAACCTTTAAAATTGGCAGTCAAACGCCAAAACCTAGCCGACCTTCCGAAAGATGCCACAGGCTGGATTCTTCTCGATTACGGTGAAATTTGTGTACATATCATGACAGACGAAATGAGAACCTACTATTCGTTAGATCGTCTTTGGGGTGATGCCGCTCCTATTGCTGTATAAGAGCGAGTGTTTCTTCCCAATTGTCTTTAGGCAATTCACAAGTAAAATTACGACATACATAAAACCGGAGACCGGAACCTGCATCCCTTCCCAAAAGAAGCTCTAGTTCCGACCCCAAAACTTCTGCCTTAGATTCCTCTAAAACTAACCAAACAAGATTGGGATCTTTGAGTTCCCTTAATTTGTTTCTGATGGATTCTACTTCCCTAGGATCCTTGTTTTTGTATACCACAAGCACTTC
The sequence above is drawn from the Leptospira sp. WS4.C2 genome and encodes:
- the rsfS gene encoding ribosome silencing factor, whose translation is MPNISAETLEHLKKIKQTLIDKKCENIQFLDLKDVHSYLSLFVLATVKTETQGRSCAKDIDKYMKPLKLAVKRQNLADLPKDATGWILLDYGEICVHIMTDEMRTYYSLDRLWGDAAPIAV
- a CDS encoding LytR C-terminal domain-containing protein, with protein sequence MLREAPKKQTIPAKTLLIAAGTFFLIALLFLIFRSKAGFSLDQKFSQSKRLPILFSVLGEKDEYLFSLYAEFYPNEKKAALFFVNPKTSFDDGDKSLKEKGSSAPSYVESVLEDTLDSNIPFKIVWTKTQFQNWVNLLGGLNLFFEPKSLHITKNYARNKQTYILDGEDTFDWMSSLSDESMISYIRRLEIQETVILTVLEAIHEKKDLLGKQRVAYLHSQMTTNLSLKEWETLVDFLKKEKIHFGVSEVPGEPMGRPKFKDEVLKANEETVKVAFHKFASELRSLSFSEGERARIEVLNGTPKNGLARYGKVLLNDKGLKVLSVDNAWDSSFKSSIILNRSGNTQYTDIISDTFQGRRVYFALRKDLGLDATVILGEDFQNSKD
- the yqeK gene encoding bis(5'-nucleosyl)-tetraphosphatase (symmetrical) YqeK, which gives rise to MKPSPFASLEEWTEFLTEEVPTHVTDTRFQHILRVAKYSESLAKVHSYPYPKKAYLAGLCHDITKQKKMDIHSQLFREFVLDTDGLPPQALHAFSAPLWLEREYGFVDSEIAKAISSHTLGNPDPSLLDKILYAADFLGSDYAFKQPDLTFWIQKTEENLDYGVFMKAFQTISFLMEKKEVIHPYTIHMYNLSAENLKGNQIDVT